In Stomoxys calcitrans chromosome 2, idStoCalc2.1, whole genome shotgun sequence, the following proteins share a genomic window:
- the LOC106081466 gene encoding dihydropyrimidinase isoform X4 produces MLHSPKPVKKVPLHLQSAQNRVYIKNGQVVNHDGTFKADVYIEDGIIKFVGPASEINVPGGVRVIDASGRMILPGGIDPHTHFQLKFGGAVSVDDFYHGTKAAIAGGTTTIIDFVLPDKGESLIDAYHRWRSWADPKVCCDYALHVGVTWWSKLVSDEMKILCQNLGINSYKMFMAYKGLYQLNDSDLLDSFERIRELGGVAQVHAENGDIIAKNVGKLLSAGIKGPEGHEMSRQEEVEAEAVHRACILAHQVDCPLYVVHVMSKSAGIELARARQRYKNRGIYGETLAAALGTDGTHCHNKCFHHAAAHVLSPPLRPDPSTPEFMMKLLAK; encoded by the exons ATGTTGCACAGCCCCAAACCGGTGAAGAAGGTGCCACTTCATTTGCAG AGTGCCCAAAATCGAGTGTACATTAAAAATGGTCAGGTCGTCAATCACGACGGAACATTTAAGGCTGACGTTTACATAGAGGATGGCATTATCAA ATTTGTTGGACCAGCTTCGGAAATAAATGTTCCCGGAGGCGTACGTGTAATCGATGCATCAGGACGCATGATTTTACCGGGTGGCATTGATCCCCATACGCATTTCCAATTAAAGTTCGGTGGTGCTGTATCAGTTGACGATTTCTATCATGGCACAAAAGCTGCCATTGCAGGAGGCACAACTACTATAA TTGATTTTGTTTTACCCGATAAGGGAGAATCCTTGATCGATGCCTATCACAGATGGCGTTCTTGGGCTGATCCCAAAGTTTGTTGCGATTATGCTCTGCATGTGGGCGTTACATGGTGGTCTAAGTTGGTATCggatgaaatgaaaattttatgccAGAATCTGGGCATCAACTCCTACAAAATGTTTATGGCCTATAAAGGTCTATATCAGTTGAATGATTCAGATTTGTTGGACAGCTTTGAACGTATTCGGGAGTTGGGTGGTGTAGCACAG GTACACGCTGAGAATGGTGACATTATAGCTAAGAATGTGGGTAAGCTTTTGTCAGCCGGCATTAAAGGTCCTGAGGGCCATGAAATGTCCCGCCAGGAGGAAGTAGAGGCTGAGGCTGTACATCGAGCTTGTATTTTAGCTCACCAG GTGGATTGTCCTCTATATGTGGTGCATGTCATGAGCAAATCTGCTGGCATCGAATTGGCCAGAGCACGTCAGCGTTATAAGAATCGTGGTATTTATGGTGAGACTTTGGCTGCTGCGTTGGGCACGGATGGAACCCATTGCCATAACAAATGTTTCCATCATGCCGCAGCTCATGTGCTTAGTCCTCCCTTGAGGCCAGATCCGTCTACTCCAGAGTTTATGATGAAGTTGTTGGCTAAGTAA